DNA from Helicoverpa zea isolate HzStark_Cry1AcR chromosome 22, ilHelZeax1.1, whole genome shotgun sequence:
TTTAAATGTACTTAAAATACCGTAtaaagtatcaagatttttataaaattgaagaTGACAACCTTTTTCCAATAATTTTGCTGATTGGCTCAAAACTATGTCCAAAATGTTATAGTCAAGCGATTATACATAGTTGATATTTACACATGTAAGCTAGTATACTtgtgttattataaaatatattatatttaatttacacttttagtttttttttttttacctacaaGTATCTTACACCAATCCTGATATAAAAGCTAATGTTAGTTAACGcgttaaggtacgttttgaaagcCAGCTGAAGACTGCACGTGCTGCAACTGCGATACTggtttttcagtaggtattaaTATGAAACCGTATATGAGcctttgggaaaaggctcggaggatgattaatATGAAACCGTTTGtaatcgaagcggcagcagcacgtgtaGTCGCCCTTAGAAATCGACCGATTCATGACGGTGCTGCAAGCGCGGTTGGCAGCCAGATTTCAAAACGCACCTTTACACGAGTTCGGGATGAAGTTTCCTTAAAGTCAGGGGTCAGTCTAaagtaaatctatactaatattataaagctgaagagtttgtttgtttgtttgaacgcgctaatctcaggaactactggtccgatttgaaaatttctttcagtgttagatagcccatttatcgaggaaggttataggctactttttatcccggtacgggaagtagttcccacgggatgcgggtgaaaccgctggcagaagctagtaaatacatacaacatttcaaagtcaaatcatttatttcatttaggcctttacaagcaaattttatgaatgtcaaaaatataactaagtttgattctatatagttgcccattccaaaagtagcttcatggagaagaacgggcaagaaactccatcgTTACTCTTTTTGAAAATAGTATGGTagtaaagtttgtatgtattgatacatacctacaacAAACATTATTAGTATCATCTTGATATTTTATCATCTCTATATTAAACAATTACATCTCCCTCAAGATACAACACGATTTTGTCATCACGACTAATATACTAATACAAAGTGCCGTCGTAAATCAACGATACTATGTTTTGACAACTAAATAAATTGGCCGAAAACAACTGCGTCTTAAGTTGTTAAAAAGCTGTCGtaaaagcacaaaaaaatagaacacactgaaAGGAGCAAAATAAAACTTCTGACTCTCGGTGTCTGAAAAATGTATTTGACGGCGCCACCGTTGACGTGTCAGCGGTGGACCTTATGCAGGGCGCGCGCACTtatatactgccttatgtactcccttatatactgccttatgtactctcttatgtacacctttatgtactctcttatgtacacccttatgtactcccttacgtACTCCCTCATGTTCACCCTTATATACACCCTTATGTTCACccttttgtactctcttatgaatacccttatatactcccttatgtactcccttatgttcacccttatatacacccttatgtactctcttatgtacacccttatgtaaccccttatgtaggtactcccgtaggtactcccttatgtactcccgtatgtacttccttatgtacacccttatgtacctactcccttatgtacacccttatgtactctcttatgttcacccttatgtactcccttatgtacacccttatgtactcccttatgtactcccttatgtactcccttatgtacacccttatgtacacccttatgtactcccttatgtacacccttatgtactccagtTGTTTATAATCATGTGTTCAAGTATCGGTCACTAATTACCAGTCACTCTGGTTGAAAAGATATTTAGCCCTCGCTCAACAAGAAGTAGATTATACTTACGTTGAATCTTTCATTCATCACTtccatatatttttgtttagatattgtacatGTTGGTTTAGTGTCATTGTACTTATCAACTAGACATTGTGGGTGTTTGGAATGAGTTAGGTACGTTTCGGTCATGAACGTGTGAAAACTACGATATTTGAGTTCGAAGAAAGAAAGGCAATTGAACTTGGTTATAAAAGCGATAACTGGAGCGTTGAGCTATGAAAGGGGAAAAGtagaaaacaaaaagaaaataaaactttgacaaggctctagaagtcggtggcagaataagcttttatatttttaacgacgtcaaaaatcatcaaataacccctcccgctgtgggttagtagcggtaagggagtgtcagacacttactgactaaaaaccgtcgtgttctgtcgtacttaggccttttatgtaccagggccgcggtaactctttcgaactatCCCGCAACCCCGACCGGGATGGCAGAATAAGCTCAGTCTGACTTGCAGACACTGACTTTGAAAAATTTATGATCTGTGAAAAACTGCAGGCCGaacgaaaatattattaaaaccgTGGCGTAGATTGGTACCGGTTTGCCCCGGGTTGTAGAGGTCATATTGGCAGTCATTACTCATAAAACTATTGCTGCATCCGCATAGGctaaaagccgaccccaacatagttgggaaaaggttagacaGACGACGATCATTTTCGATATTCTTAGACAGATTCGAAATTCGAAGAACTAAAAGCATAAATTCAACTTTCGAACAATCTTTCGCTTGTTTGACTAATCTTATAATCTCGCTGTAAGAATTACGTCATGAGAAAGTGTCAGGAATATTAATAAACGCCTACACTGTAATCTTGTACATTATCAAAAGTGTTTCAAGTTCGACGCGGACTGAAAACTCTAAATCTAATTTTGTTCACGATTGCGTCAGGTACAAAACATATAGGCCATCCCTGTGTATATAGAAATTCAACCTTATGTCTAACGGTTTAAAGTTGAAAATCGGTTGTCAAATTTTTGTCACGTCTTACTTCCTAGTGTCTTTAGCGTTTGTACAAGCAATAATTTCTTCAATAGCCTTGatttttacagaaaaataattattaggaAATTCTAGTTACCCGTGCTCTTCTACAATATTAGATTCTgttaattcttgtttttttccAGCCATTTCAGCCCCAAAAATGTAAATGATAAATCAAGTAGGACCTACCTacctcatcatctgcctagccttttctcagcTCTGGTCGGCTTCTAGTTAGACTagaccgcatgcagctgagtaccagtttacaagcagcgactgcctatcttacctcctcaacccagtaacccgggcaacccaataccacttgGTAAGGCTGGTTGGCAGACtgactagcttctgactacctgtaacgactgcgaaagatgttcaaatgacagccgggacctgcagtttaTCATGGTTTCCAAAACACAGACGATAAATCAAGTGGTATCCATATTTATCATCATTCATCATAATTTAGGACCGCCAagaacttttgaatgaaaacGGAACCTGGTTAGTCAAAATAAAGTCAAGGCTTCATGACCGCGTCTCCTTCAGTGACAGCCAATTTCGAAATCAACTGGACCAAAATAATTATGACCTGGAATGGTGGCAATTGCCAGATGATTGCTGTGATCTTAGTTTTATTCCAAAATGATGTATTAATCTCAAATGTGAgtcgaaaatataatattaaatgcgAGAATAACTCTCTTTAACGTTTAGGCGGAACCACTGAGAAGTGGATTAGGCaagttacattattttgaaaatatgtataagaaaTCCAACGCTCGCTGGGTATAGTTTTgagcatctttggcagtcgtaacgggcaGTCGGAATCCAGGaaagggctcgggagatgatgatgatgatgttcataACACGGGAAAATCATAGGTTAGTAAATAGCTAACCGTATCAGCGGGCTACGGTAACTAGGAACTAGGAAGTCCCCATCAATTGCAGGCTCTGGTTACGACACCAGTTGCCCGCAGTGCCCAGTAGAAAAAGGGATAGATGGAAGCCTGGAAACCCCATTATATATTATAGAATTTATTCGGATGCAACCCctagaaaacatttatttatacttttgtttttctttcaacaAACATTAGCGTAGCAATAAAAACaccaaattaatataatttattatcacTTTTGGCACAAGTTGTCACCAAACGTCAACATGTCTGCCAGTTTGAAGACACTCCTTGAACTACCAAGGGTTCAACGATCATACAGGCCTAATCATTGTCTTTACAACCTAAAATCATCCCTAAATTTAATACCTTAAAGTCTAAATTCCCCTGAACAGCAGGCATGATTTTTTCTCCCAATATTTTTAAGGGATTTCCAACATTATGTGCAACGAGTAGAGTTGGTAATTGATTGGCTTTAGTTTCTTATTTCTAAGTATGACAGATTGACACTTGCATTGGTATCCATATTCGGATTTCGATCTATTTGGCGTGGATCAGTCTTAGTtttgatagcgtgataatagcAAGACCTAGTATAATGTAAGtgctgtttttaattatttatttaatgaatgtaCTAAGTGCTTGACTTTATGTGAGTTCCACCCAATAAATCTGTAGAAGACTCAAGGCCCGACGGCCCAATGATAATATGCAACTTTGTACCAATCAGGTGAAGGTTTATGTCTTTTAGTATCTAAACTCCCAAAAATAAAACGTCAAGTTTGCAATAACGTTATTCTAATGCAAAACAAATCTCAAAGTTCCTATGAAATTCAGACTTTTTGGGAAATCGTCAACTGAGCTTTCCATTGTGACTGTAGCGTAAAGGAATATCAGACACTCAAGTACCTATTGACTTTTGAGCATTATACTCCTGTCCTTACCTAGGTAcctctatttattttttgcagtGGGCCCAGCATGCCCTCTCCTTCCATGCCTTCCTATCTGACATCTTTTCGTTAGTCTTTTGGCAGTCATGTCGTCTTCTACAGAATCCAACAATCATTTCTGTGGTCGTCCTCTTCTCAACACCTTCTTCACAATAGGGGCTGCGCAAACAACTTTCGCAAAAGTACCTAGGTAGGCACAAGTCACTAAATTGGCAAAAGCTAAATCGAGTGAACGTCTCGCTTGACTGATAATGATGCTTTATCcacaaataaatagtttatgacAGTATCAACATTCAACGTTTTACGCTCCCATAGATAATTTGTTATAGTCTGTAAACAATTCCAATATAAGATCCGTGTTTACAGAATCTTTACGTCATCTACAACAATAATATCTAACCACGtcagaagtaaataaaatgacatTTGCAAATTGCACGCGGCTAATGTTCGAACGATCTTTCATCAACGGAAAACTTAACCTCAAACATTAAAATCATCTATTTTTAATGTCTATTGTGACGAAACAAGGTTGAGAATcgtgaaaaataaattcaacgCTAGAAATTGATCGTTGTAAACATAAGACTCCAGAAATAAATGTTACATCCTCTCCAGTGAGCTAGTGCCAACTTTTCCCGCCCTTTCTAGTCAGTTAATACGCAAAAACCGCGCTAGATGGTCAACCGGAAAAATAAAACTGGTTGAAAATTTTATCTGTgccttcaaaaaataaataaaaagttatttgatttACATTTTCGCgctaaataaactttttttttcgtgCAGTGACAACAAAAACAGCCATGGGTGACGATTACGAGTACCAAGTTATATCGAGGATAGAAAATATCACGGAACAAGACGACAAAAACTTGGCGGGAGCCACGAAGGAAATAAGGAATGAACTAACAGTTATTATACCAGAAAACCCGTTCCCGGACATCGAAGTTGATGCTTACCCACCTTTAAAATTCTCTTGGGTGATTCCCAAAAAAATTGCAGCTATGGCTTTTCCTAGGAATAAAGAGAATTTGAAATTCTTAGTAAATCAAGGTATCACGCACCTGGTAACACTGACAGCCGGTAAGAAACCTCCTGTGGACGATATTGCGAGGTTGAGATGGACAGAAATACCCGTAGAAGAATTTGAAGCACCCAACGTAGAACAaattaagaagtttatagaaGTGTGTAAGAGAGCTGACAAAAATGGCGAGGTGAGTGTTACAAACATTTCTATcatcacaataaataaatgccaGGAGTATATAGTCAtcttcatctgcctagtcttttcccaaacACTATTTGGGCTctgctttacatggagcgactaccttTGTGAAACCCTAAACCCGGACAACTGGTTGTAAAACTtcctggcttttgactacccacTCGTATCGACcgacaaagatgttcaaatgataaccTACCCGTTTAACGTGCCCTCAAATCGATTAAGATCTCAATTACTATTATACTTAGGTAGGccacatacaaaattaaatatatagtCTGAACTTTCTGTCATAGATACACCTACTATTaatcaaacataaaattatcataTCATTTCGTTATTAATTCGCCACACCTGTTTGGCTGGGCAAAGATGCTCACTTTGCTAAAATAAAGATCGGACAGTCACCCCATTCATCATAGCCgaaattctaattttaaattagtGAAATGTCAAACTACCGGTATAAAGTTTTTCTTGCCACGCTGAAAGATGTTGCATGCAAATGAGAAGTTTCGGcttaaatacttaggtacctaactaGCATGTATATTCAATCGAATCGAATTCGATCGAATGCCCAAAAGCCTATGTGTCTCCATTGTTTATTCACTAAGCCCTTCGTGTTGGTGAGTCTGGTCTATTGGTATGACGATGATGTCTTCCAATCGTGGTGCCACCCTGGCATATTTCGTAAGCTTGATTTCGCTCTTGTTGGCTGGTATCTACTAGGATGTATGCGACAATGTCCTcctaactgtttttttttattttgaacacaaaattatttaatgaaaaattgcGAGACGCCTCTTAACAAAAACTCAAAAAGTCTTTTCTCTGTAGTTAAAGAGTGAGGTAATTAACGATCaacaactaataaataaatacatcttaTAAGCAACTGAAAATGCTATAAAATCAACCTCAATTACGgtcaaacataaataaacaaagtctaTTTTAGACTTTCTACGAATTCGTATTTACCTGAGTGAGTAAATCTTGAGTGAGCCAAATGAACAGCAGGGGTCATTAAAATTGTGGCTCAATGCCATGGTTTTAGTGCTGGACATATGAAGACGTTTGTCATAGTCTGACTTCATCCTGGATATAATCCTACGTAAAGTGAGGTCGGAAAGACCGCCAATAGGATCGTTAACGCATCATTATACAGCTTCCATAATGTAgatcagtggttcccaaacttattttgtctaatgcccactttgagaataaatatttttttagcgcccccattttttagggttccttatCCAAggagtaaaacgggaccctattgttttcgctcctctgtccctccgtgcgtccgtccgtctgtcaccaggcggTATCTCAGGAACCGTggtagttagagagttgaaattttcacagatgatggaTTCAGTGCCttttttaactctaccagcgccctgggcaaGATTTCTATGGCGCCCTctaactgcaattcaaacccatacgaaaaacagacacattatgtagttaccgaaagcgcgagcgaagcgagcgcaatttttttttttatagataacaagtcttaaaaaattacgtaaaatgtagctcaatcgtacataagttattgctggttggtgaatgcaaaaacacgggaacatagCTTCTgatagcgcgagcgaagcgagcgtgaaattttttgttatattttagaattcaaaaccaaaattaattaaaatgtagcccaaacgtacataactctttgttggtgttggctccTATGTATtcaaattttgggacttaataGTACCGTTTTGGGActaagttcatatggaaactagaagttactttcttattaataaaaggacttaaaaacgacgctacctttttgctaaaatttaaaaaaataaaaacaactgtaaagtgaagcaaaacccgaaaatttttgagttttgtatcactaaaagtcctaaacatataaaataaaaggtatttgtgaaatgaagaagccgcgagcgaagggagcgcgaattttttagttttgggacataaaagtagtgtttgttcgagaatttctcaaatttaacgcggaattaaacacaaattaaaagaaaccctGACGGGATCGACAGTTAGCTGTATGTCTTTGTTTCTTCGGCGCTCCAATTTTCCGAGTTTGAGCAATCTTtgaattcatattagttgatgttcacaagttgttgttgagagtaaataaaattacaaatgaccCGCCAGGCCGctacacaacgcccccattttctttctgggtctcttacccccttgagacctgcagcgcccacaagggggcgttatcgcccactttgggaaagactGATGTAGATGCTCAACTTTTTGATGAGTATTAGTCAATCTCGAAACAGACTGTATTCTCTTAATGTCTTCAGGGCCCGATGAgaatattagtacctattcGAAAGAAAACAGTAACGTGCATATCAACCAGTTACCATTACGTTAAATTATAGGCCCCGCTTGGTCATCTTTGGTGTTTCTTATGGCTAATAAATTCATGTAGTTTCGAGAAGTTCTGACACAGGTCAACAGCGGGGAACAGCTATGTTATTCTGCTACGGGAAATATTTCCCACGGGACGGTACAGTACACGTAGGTCCAGTCACACAGTCAATTCAAACGACTGATGACCAAAGAAAGATTGTACAAGGAAAAGGAACTAGGTATACCTAACTGGATCAATTTCCTTCCAAATCTAATCATTGAATTTCTTTCTCCGCAGGTGATGGGCATCCACTGCCGTCAGGGTCGGAGTAGATCCGGCGTGATGCTGGCGTGCTACCTCATACACTTCCACAGGTTCGGGCCCGACCAGGCCATGAACTCCATCAGGATGATCAGGCCAGGTAGGCACGGCATATAGCAAGGATTAACTTCAAATAACCACTAAataaatcaccaacccgcattgaacaagtgtggtgattaacgctccgtgtgttatttttttctttatgctAATcgacgtatttaatttaatgtgaataggtacgacacactctgtatacaAATGTTaaatttacttacctactagtCAGGAGAAACGGcggaaaataaaacttttatatctTCATCAATGtgtagtttttataaaaataaaaaataaaactgtaggtagattaaaaatataagtaaatatcaCAATAATAGGTATCATTTGGCAATTTAACAGAAAAGAGAGTGTCTGCTAGTGTAACAACCTGTCTAAAGAAATTGATATACCTAATCATAATATAACAATTTTTCAAGAATAACATTGACTTCCGGTCTTATTTACGTCACGGACGCAACATTGTGTAAATTATTACTGGAGCGCAACGTGACGAAGATTTTGTGTTTATCTGTTTCCCGAGAACGGTCCATTTTGAATTCAATATCCATTCGAAGTGGtgaaaaaatgatttatacTTATGTTTATTCTCGTCTGTACTTTTAAATTCTATCCGACTCAGGGGCGGATCTAGCCCTTACATAAGATATGCGCGATcataaatcatcatcctccgagcctttttcccaaattatgttggggtcggcttccagtctaaccggattcagctgagtaccagtgctttacaagaagcgactacctatctgacctatGCGCGATCATAAATAACCCTCTAATATGGATGATTTGATCTGAGTGGATgatacctataaaaaaaaatattcctctttatCACACCTAGaagattaaattatattattagaagatataaaaaaataatcgaaaATTCATTCTTTTACAGGCTCATTAGACGCGGAGGAACACGAAGAGGCAGTGGGGAGGTACTTCGAATACCTCACGGAGGACAATCCCCTCAAGTTTGGAGTAAGCGGAGACGCTATGGAGGAGTTCGTACAAACCGCCAAGGAGTTCACGAAGAAAGTGCTGGATTGAAAACTGTGATCTGTTATATTGTGTACCTGATAttaaatgtaatttgttttgttttttatggcgttgttttatttatttttttggtggaGTGTGGGAGAGAGAGAATGAGAGAGTGATTTTGAGACACAAAAAACGAGTTTGAAGtcaaaatgaaaacaattttttgaaatatatcacGATAGGCTAATTAAATTTCACgtcaataattacaaaaaattaaaataattgaaacagAAAGATAACTAGAGTGAGAGGGCAAAAATGAGTTTGAGAGGGTGCTTTTGAGTGAGAGATATAGAGAGAAAAGATGGAACAAAGCAAGAGGTAAAAGAGAGGAAGACATGGTAGATACGATCATCGGTCGGTAGATATTCGTCTGATGACCTTTAAGAATTCTATTTAGTTATCAGTGGTGTCAAAATGTATCTCGATCAATACATATTGTAGACAGGACAGGATTCATAATTGATATGATTGGTGAAGTGGCATGTGTCCCCTAGTCTTATAAAAGCCATTGTCCAGTATGAAGTTGATCACAATTTACTGCATCTAAATTAAGCCTAATTATTTCTAATTGACATTTCACTATAAATATACGTAACATTAGCAAATCTATTCGTGCCAATCTGGCTGCCAATACCCTCTGGCTTCTTACCAAGTGCGGCGTTCGctggtaaaaataaacttttaccaAATCCTTTAGTTTGTGAAGTTCGTAAAGTTAGTGTGAAATGAGTAGAGTGCCTAACCGACCCAACGTGAAGTTGGCTAAACTTTGGTACAAATACAGGACGGAACCTAAAGAGAAAGTTGAGGAAAAACCTGAAGAAGAGGTTCCTCAAGAAACAAAGGAATATGAATCGTATCCTCCATACAATTTCTCGTGGTTCATTGAAAACAAGATCGCGGCTATGGGTTTCCCCCAAACGGTGGAAAATCTGAACTATCTCGCGGACGTAGGAGTCAATCACCTGATCACGCTGTCACCAGAGAGAATCCCGCCAATTCTGGAGTGCGagaaaaaaatgaaatggtCAGAGATTAGGATAAAGGAGTTCGGTGTTCCAAGTTTGAAGCAGATTCtgaaatttattgaaatatgcgAACGAGCTGAAATGAGGGGAGAGGtcagttttttacttttattatcattaatttctattaaaacaatattaaactgATAAACAAGGCTATTTCCTAATTTCCACTGCGTTACATACATTTAAAGGTACCTACAGAGAACTATgtacaataataatttcacTAAATGTTCATGATTAATGTCAGTGTCGACAACTAGATGGCGTTAGTTGGCACACTAGTTTATTTTGGTTTATCCCCGCAAACTTCAGTGTTTACCTGGGATAATTTATGAACCGTAACATTGGTTTGCGTCATCAGAATACAGCTGACCGTTTCATTAATAATTATAGTAACGTTTATTATGCGTAAAGTCGTCACTTCTCACCTTGCCTTGATTAAACAAATGATTAATGATCCTACCTTCTCGTCGATGCAAACAAGGGCTTTTCGTTGGGGTTATCATGAAATATGATTTTTTAGCTTATCAAATCAAACCCTAGTCGAGTCTGCCTGGTAGGTTAGTGATAATCAGGCACCCACCGTTAGACTTT
Protein-coding regions in this window:
- the LOC124641587 gene encoding dual specificity protein phosphatase 23-like isoform X3, with protein sequence MGDDYEYQVISRIENITEQDDKNLAGATKEIRNELTVIIPENPFPDIEVDAYPPLKFSWVIPKKIAAMAFPRNKENLKFLVNQGITHLVTLTAGKKPPVDDIARLRWTEIPVEEFEAPNVEQIKKFIEVCKRADKNGEVMGIHCRQGRSRSGVMLACYLIHFHRFGPDQAMNSIRMIRPGSLDAEEHEEAVGRYFEYLTEDNPLKFGVSGDAMEEFVQTAKEFTKKVLD
- the LOC124641587 gene encoding dual specificity protein phosphatase 23-like isoform X1 — encoded protein: MVNRKNKTVTTKTAMGDDYEYQVISRIENITEQDDKNLAGATKEIRNELTVIIPENPFPDIEVDAYPPLKFSWVIPKKIAAMAFPRNKENLKFLVNQGITHLVTLTAGKKPPVDDIARLRWTEIPVEEFEAPNVEQIKKFIEVCKRADKNGEVMGIHCRQGRSRSGVMLACYLIHFHRFGPDQAMNSIRMIRPGSLDAEEHEEAVGRYFEYLTEDNPLKFGVSGDAMEEFVQTAKEFTKKVLD
- the LOC124641587 gene encoding dual specificity protein phosphatase 23-like isoform X2, with translation MSIVTKQVTTKTAMGDDYEYQVISRIENITEQDDKNLAGATKEIRNELTVIIPENPFPDIEVDAYPPLKFSWVIPKKIAAMAFPRNKENLKFLVNQGITHLVTLTAGKKPPVDDIARLRWTEIPVEEFEAPNVEQIKKFIEVCKRADKNGEVMGIHCRQGRSRSGVMLACYLIHFHRFGPDQAMNSIRMIRPGSLDAEEHEEAVGRYFEYLTEDNPLKFGVSGDAMEEFVQTAKEFTKKVLD